One genomic window of Helicobacter canis includes the following:
- a CDS encoding efflux RND transporter periplasmic adaptor subunit has translation MSVLAKDMYAKLYPKHTKRKWLFLSIALICLVAGGIIWWLYPSTPKYIYKTAMPKTATITQIVSAAGTLSPIDTVEVGSQISGRIQEVLVDINDSVQEGQVLATINPEKLNQTLNKQKASLESAKAQHKLSLITLEKAKWNYDRLQELYKRTQGKSPSKLELQTAKLEYENALSSAQVNALNIANIQADVKSSEIDIKNSIILSPINGIVLERSIDPGQTVAASFQTPTLFKLAKSLEEMSLVVNVAEADIGKVQIGQAVRFSVDAYPDTDFSAKVDRVSYAATEDTSNNIISYETRILVNNQAKLLRPGMSASANIIIQTQKDVQTIPVSALFFEPPKQEASKRSFSFSTPPPPRKSSAKASKKPSKTIYILENGSPTPIEVEVGINDGINAQILSPKLPENTQIITQASQKQ, from the coding sequence GTGAGTGTTTTAGCCAAGGATATGTATGCCAAGCTCTACCCCAAGCACACAAAGCGCAAATGGCTTTTTCTATCTATCGCGCTTATCTGTCTAGTGGCTGGGGGGATCATCTGGTGGCTCTATCCTAGCACGCCCAAATACATCTACAAAACCGCTATGCCAAAGACTGCTACAATCACGCAAATCGTCTCTGCTGCTGGCACACTCTCGCCCATTGATACCGTTGAGGTAGGTAGCCAGATCTCTGGGCGTATCCAAGAGGTGCTTGTCGATATAAATGATAGCGTGCAAGAAGGACAGGTGCTAGCGACCATAAATCCAGAGAAGCTTAATCAAACCCTAAACAAGCAAAAAGCCTCCCTAGAATCCGCCAAAGCCCAGCACAAGCTTAGCCTAATAACCCTAGAAAAAGCCAAGTGGAACTACGACCGACTGCAAGAGCTATATAAGCGCACACAAGGCAAATCCCCCTCAAAGCTAGAGCTACAAACCGCCAAGCTAGAGTATGAAAACGCCCTAAGCAGTGCGCAAGTCAATGCCCTAAATATCGCAAATATACAAGCAGATGTCAAAAGCAGTGAAATTGATATAAAAAACTCCATAATCCTAAGCCCTATCAATGGTATCGTGCTAGAGCGCAGTATTGATCCGGGGCAGACCGTGGCAGCAAGCTTTCAAACGCCCACGCTATTTAAGCTAGCAAAAAGCCTTGAAGAGATGAGTTTAGTTGTCAATGTCGCTGAAGCTGATATAGGCAAGGTGCAAATCGGGCAAGCCGTGCGCTTTAGTGTCGATGCCTACCCGGATACAGACTTTAGTGCTAAAGTCGATCGCGTAAGCTATGCTGCCACAGAAGATACTAGCAACAACATCATAAGCTATGAGACTAGAATCCTAGTCAATAACCAAGCCAAGCTGCTTCGCCCGGGTATGAGTGCTAGTGCAAATATCATTATCCAAACACAAAAAGATGTGCAGACAATCCCTGTAAGCGCGCTCTTTTTCGAGCCGCCAAAGCAAGAGGCTAGCAAACGATCCTTTTCTTTCTCCACTCCACCGCCGCCGCGCAAAAGTAGCGCAAAAGCGAGTAAAAAGCCTAGCAAAACCATCTATATCCTAGAAAATGGCAGCCCCACCCCCATAGAGGTAGAAGTAGGCATAAATGATGGCATAAATGCCCAAATCCTTAGCCCAAAGCTCCCAGAAAATACCCAAATCATCACACAAGCAAGCCAAAAGCAATGA
- a CDS encoding glycosyltransferase, with protein sequence MSLKIRFKLLGSSDCNNPSAISKEQILAWEKQGIIEYLGETKDVRPFVESASCVVLPSYREGVSVSLLEAMSMGKAIITSKASGCKHLVREFDNGYSNGFLCEVRDVKSLAGAFQAFIALDSVAKELMGQNAREFVCANYDMKRIIATYHNACQNAPNKSML encoded by the coding sequence GTGTCGCTAAAAATCCGCTTTAAGCTCTTAGGCTCAAGCGATTGCAACAATCCTAGTGCGATAAGCAAAGAGCAGATTCTAGCGTGGGAAAAGCAAGGGATCATAGAGTATCTAGGCGAGACAAAAGATGTCCGCCCCTTTGTAGAATCTGCCTCTTGTGTGGTGCTGCCAAGCTACAGAGAGGGGGTGAGTGTATCTCTGCTAGAGGCGATGAGTATGGGCAAAGCAATCATCACAAGCAAGGCAAGTGGCTGCAAGCATTTGGTAAGAGAGTTTGACAATGGCTACTCTAATGGCTTTTTATGTGAAGTGCGAGATGTAAAGTCTCTAGCAGGGGCGTTTCAGGCATTTATCGCGCTAGATTCTGTGGCAAAAGAGCTTATGGGGCAAAATGCAAGGGAGTTTGTGTGTGCAAACTATGATATGAAGCGCATCATTGCCACCTATCACAACGCCTGCCAAAACGCCCCCAACAAATCTATGCTATAA
- a CDS encoding FAD-dependent oxidoreductase, giving the protein MQPRQQSHNFNKALLIGSGYFGQILRPYIAKHCEILAIANTSTSDLPALLRQADLCFIATPLHSHFELARAALQAHCHTFIEKPATSNAQEYSELVSLATAHSRVLFTDYIYTLSPSIRHALLLCQGLPLESICATITQYGKFYENESVLEVLGVHYLSVFALMQELGIIADVEVQECVFLDQKKLSARLRLCAKQAERSIPISLECSLLSHKRQRVLRLFGKKSCLQVNMLDPAPLSYVDSSPDHALESSLPIFDEGDNLAHSLATFMSFIASDNLAKDMHYVAHTNICERTACLLDSALLKKHRLMPNASLVLGSHSADFGDCHTWQSKAYNESKKADSRESHSANAKSMDCHATASAFARNDSKNAASKKVDSSTEANLNEPAKDSRICDEKSGFCERVQGRILGVCNRSTREAIHDLSRKAESTKKAVSAKKAATHYDCIIIGGGFFGAYIASSMSRTHKKLLLIEKERDLLLRASVHNQARVHNGYHYPRSLSTALSSARHFARFCDEFAPAIDSSFEKYYAIAKYGSKTSATQFYRLFKQFSIPIEPASDMARSLCDNALIEDVFCVQEYAFNANILRQILQESLRKNRVQIALNTQALRVFSDQGEVGVSVLESSVQREQIFHAPLVLNCTYAGINALLHRSNLPPFPLKYELTEMALVRPPESLSKISFTIMDGAFFSLMPYPARDCYTLSHVRYTPHCAWSGTTSTELGNADPYALLDSLLHPSPTTTYKLESKFPLMRHDAMRYIPSLSKLQYIDSLYEIKTLRTHNEIDDGRPIIFAKDYGIPGFCTIMGGKIDNIYEIIACLHKHF; this is encoded by the coding sequence ATGCAGCCACGCCAACAATCCCATAATTTCAACAAAGCCCTGCTTATAGGCAGCGGATACTTTGGGCAGATTCTACGCCCCTATATCGCCAAGCACTGCGAGATCCTAGCCATAGCCAACACCTCTACAAGCGACCTCCCTGCCCTTTTGCGCCAAGCAGATCTATGCTTCATCGCCACGCCCTTGCACTCGCACTTTGAGCTAGCTAGAGCCGCCTTGCAAGCCCACTGCCATACATTCATAGAAAAGCCAGCCACCAGCAACGCCCAAGAATACAGCGAGCTTGTATCCCTAGCCACAGCCCATAGCCGCGTGCTTTTCACCGACTATATCTACACCCTAAGCCCATCGATCCGCCACGCGCTGCTACTTTGCCAAGGCTTGCCCCTAGAATCCATCTGCGCCACAATCACCCAATATGGGAAATTTTATGAAAATGAAAGCGTGCTTGAAGTGCTAGGGGTGCATTATCTAAGCGTTTTTGCTCTAATGCAAGAGCTTGGCATTATCGCAGATGTAGAAGTGCAAGAATGCGTGTTTTTAGATCAAAAAAAGCTAAGTGCTAGGCTTAGGCTATGCGCAAAGCAAGCAGAGAGATCTATCCCCATATCGCTAGAATGCTCCTTGCTTAGCCACAAACGCCAAAGAGTGCTAAGGCTCTTTGGCAAAAAGTCCTGCCTGCAAGTCAATATGCTAGATCCAGCCCCACTCTCTTATGTGGATTCTAGCCCAGACCACGCCCTAGAATCCAGCCTACCTATCTTTGATGAGGGGGATAATCTCGCCCATAGCCTAGCGACATTTATGAGCTTCATAGCAAGCGATAATCTAGCTAAGGATATGCATTATGTGGCGCATACAAATATATGTGAGAGGACAGCCTGCTTGCTAGATTCAGCTTTACTAAAGAAACATCGGCTAATGCCGAATGCTTCGCTTGTTTTGGGTAGTCATTCCGCAGATTTTGGGGATTGCCACACTTGGCAAAGCAAAGCTTACAATGAGAGCAAAAAAGCGGATTCTAGGGAAAGCCATTCTGCTAACGCAAAATCTATGGATTGCCACGCCACTGCTAGCGCATTTGCTCGCAATGACAGCAAAAACGCCGCTAGTAAAAAAGTGGATTCTAGCACCGAAGCAAATTTAAATGAGCCTGCAAAGGATTCTAGGATTTGCGATGAGAAATCGGGGTTTTGCGAGCGCGTGCAAGGGCGCATACTTGGCGTATGTAACCGCAGCACGCGCGAAGCAATCCACGATTTATCGCGCAAAGCTGAATCCACCAAAAAAGCCGTATCCGCCAAAAAAGCTGCAACACACTACGACTGCATTATCATAGGGGGTGGGTTTTTTGGCGCATATATCGCAAGCTCAATGTCGCGCACGCACAAAAAGCTTCTTCTCATAGAAAAAGAGCGCGATTTGCTCCTGCGTGCTAGCGTGCATAATCAAGCCCGCGTGCATAATGGCTACCACTACCCACGCTCCCTTAGCACCGCCCTAAGCAGTGCTAGGCATTTTGCGCGATTTTGCGATGAGTTTGCTCCTGCGATTGATAGCAGCTTTGAAAAATACTATGCCATAGCCAAATACGGCTCCAAAACTTCTGCCACGCAGTTTTATCGGCTTTTTAAGCAGTTTTCTATCCCCATTGAGCCAGCAAGCGATATGGCGCGATCATTGTGCGATAATGCGCTGATAGAAGATGTGTTTTGCGTGCAAGAATATGCCTTTAACGCCAATATCCTGCGCCAAATCCTGCAAGAAAGCCTGCGCAAAAATCGCGTCCAAATCGCACTAAACACACAGGCTCTGCGAGTCTTTAGCGATCAAGGGGAGGTAGGGGTGAGCGTGCTAGAATCTAGCGTGCAAAGAGAGCAGATCTTCCACGCCCCGCTTGTGCTAAACTGCACTTATGCTGGGATCAACGCCCTTTTGCACAGATCAAATCTCCCGCCCTTCCCGCTCAAATACGAGCTTACAGAAATGGCTTTGGTGCGCCCGCCAGAGTCTTTGTCTAAAATAAGCTTTACCATTATGGATGGGGCATTTTTCTCCCTTATGCCCTACCCTGCTAGAGATTGCTACACACTAAGCCATGTCCGCTATACGCCGCATTGCGCGTGGAGTGGCACGACAAGCACCGAGCTAGGCAATGCTGATCCTTATGCCTTGCTAGATTCTCTCTTGCACCCTAGCCCTACAACCACATACAAGCTAGAATCCAAATTCCCCCTTATGCGCCACGATGCTATGCGCTATATCCCAAGCCTATCAAAGCTGCAATACATCGACTCTCTCTATGAGATAAAAACACTCCGCACGCACAATGAAATCGATGATGGCAGACCCATAATCTTTGCCAAAGACTATGGGATACCGGGCTTTTGCACCATTATGGGCGGCAAAATCGATAATATTTATGAGATCATTGCCTGCTTGCATAAGCATTTCTAG
- a CDS encoding ABC transporter permease: MLLNSFLLAFKQIRRNLLRAFLTMLGVIIGVISVVVMIAIGNGVKQNIQTQIKSLGSNIIMLNPARGFGSGGTSLKRSFSSAEVAILKHNLTSVRAVAPVAYNETLVRYGGKNAQVQISGVDEDYLLASAWELESGRAIEEREYSTGARVCLIGQSAVKELFSQENPLGARVRIRDSMCEVVGVLESKGQGGRGNDQDNVILMPLKAFSNFVFGTTSPFFISQVLISLDDGVDSISAVAKLRQIMLQIRPAQEGQRELFEIWDTKEMAKAMEETTKTMTLFLGAIASVSLFVGGIGIMNIMLVSVTERTREIGTRLAIGALESEVLMQFLVESIVLSSLGGCIGIVLGFFGALLASYIMVLPFVFDIGVAFMAFGISVLIGIIFGYLPAKKASMQDPINALRYE; this comes from the coding sequence ATGCTGCTAAACTCCTTCCTCCTAGCTTTCAAACAAATCCGCCGCAATCTCTTGCGCGCATTTTTGACAATGCTAGGGGTGATTATCGGCGTGATAAGCGTAGTGGTGATGATAGCTATCGGCAATGGTGTCAAGCAAAATATCCAAACCCAAATCAAAAGCCTAGGAAGCAATATCATTATGCTAAACCCAGCGCGTGGCTTTGGCAGTGGAGGCACAAGCTTAAAGCGTAGCTTTAGCAGCGCAGAAGTCGCGATCCTAAAGCACAATCTAACCTCTGTGCGTGCAGTAGCTCCTGTGGCATACAACGAAACTCTTGTGCGCTATGGTGGGAAAAACGCTCAAGTGCAAATTAGCGGAGTTGATGAAGACTACCTGCTGGCTAGTGCGTGGGAGCTAGAATCTGGACGCGCCATAGAAGAGAGAGAGTATAGCACAGGGGCGCGTGTGTGCTTGATAGGACAAAGTGCGGTAAAAGAGCTCTTCAGCCAAGAAAACCCCCTTGGAGCTAGAGTGCGTATCCGCGATAGTATGTGCGAGGTTGTAGGCGTGCTAGAATCTAAAGGGCAAGGCGGAAGGGGCAATGATCAAGATAATGTAATACTTATGCCTTTAAAAGCCTTTTCAAACTTTGTCTTTGGGACTACTAGCCCATTTTTTATCTCGCAAGTGCTTATCTCACTTGATGATGGAGTCGATAGTATCAGCGCAGTGGCAAAGCTACGGCAGATAATGCTCCAAATCCGCCCAGCACAAGAGGGGCAAAGAGAGCTATTTGAAATCTGGGATACCAAAGAGATGGCAAAAGCTATGGAAGAAACAACCAAAACAATGACCCTATTTCTAGGGGCGATTGCAAGTGTAAGTCTCTTTGTAGGGGGGATTGGGATTATGAATATTATGCTTGTCTCTGTAACAGAGCGCACCAGAGAGATCGGCACTAGGCTTGCCATCGGCGCGCTAGAGAGTGAAGTGCTTATGCAGTTTCTTGTAGAATCCATAGTGCTTAGCTCGCTTGGTGGGTGCATTGGGATCGTGCTTGGATTTTTTGGCGCACTGCTTGCTAGCTATATTATGGTGCTGCCATTTGTGTTTGATATAGGCGTGGCGTTTATGGCATTTGGTATTTCTGTGCTAATTGGCATAATCTTTGGCTACTTGCCTGCCAAAAAAGCTTCGATGCAAGATCCTATTAACGCCCTGCGCTATGAGTAA
- a CDS encoding ABC transporter ATP-binding protein, with protein sequence MSFILLENAHKTYKAGYQAMRGVNLAIEQGEFVALMGPSGSGKSTTANILGCLDSLTSGRYVFNGVDVTSLSRKQRALLRRFYIGFIFQGFNLLSRTSALENVELPLLYRGIHKHQREQKALQALEMVGLKEWSHHLSNELSGGQQQRVAIARAIAQEPMFLIADEPTGNLDSKRSVEIMQLLSELNQNLGITILMVTHEHDMARYASRELHFLDGQIQQERKVDSSISPQTPSQMDK encoded by the coding sequence ATGAGCTTTATCCTCCTAGAAAATGCGCATAAAACCTACAAAGCAGGCTACCAAGCTATGCGCGGGGTCAATCTCGCCATAGAGCAAGGCGAGTTTGTCGCGCTTATGGGTCCTTCTGGCTCGGGGAAATCCACCACTGCAAATATCCTTGGCTGCTTAGATTCGCTCACAAGCGGTCGCTATGTCTTTAATGGCGTAGATGTAACCAGCCTTTCACGCAAGCAAAGAGCCTTGCTACGGCGATTTTACATAGGCTTTATCTTTCAAGGCTTCAATCTGCTCTCACGCACCTCCGCGCTAGAGAATGTCGAGCTGCCGCTTTTATACCGCGGAATCCACAAGCACCAAAGAGAGCAAAAAGCCCTGCAAGCCCTAGAAATGGTAGGACTAAAAGAGTGGTCGCATCATCTAAGCAATGAGCTAAGCGGCGGACAGCAGCAGCGCGTGGCGATCGCTCGGGCAATCGCGCAAGAGCCGATGTTTCTCATCGCTGATGAGCCCACGGGAAATCTGGATTCTAAGCGCAGTGTGGAGATTATGCAGCTACTTAGCGAGCTTAATCAAAATCTAGGCATCACAATCCTTATGGTAACGCACGAGCACGATATGGCACGCTATGCCTCAAGGGAGCTACACTTCCTTGATGGGCAAATCCAGCAGGAGAGAAAAGTGGATTCTAGCATTAGCCCCCAAACACCCAGCCAAATGGATAAATAA
- a CDS encoding glycosyltransferase, with product MPKTLNILLPVLNEQDRLESGVRTLAAFVIKHNIPCMLTIVDNGSSDATQEIALSLTRDSAFLKKPASASPCTAIAGFGLESRIAAPRCVDRRPSLISLRGLQSHDSNSKILESRNENPQTSKNLRIFEEKQAMQELSSRADEALFLSSRASVASVAIHSLESIFEKVDSRGFTQTAKNPSKSQAEANEDSRGFDSASAEFVDCHANASAFARNDSKKVDSGENATNVSKSQAEGFCDDFLKKLRFGGFQGAGAGIYLGDNEQARAVESTKSAQKPTPTSPKIQYLRLNQKGVGLALQAGIDHNASLPRPCEFIGYMDIDLSTDLTHLLEVYAKLCQGHPIVVGSRLLQGSQVVGRKLLRELTSKTLNTIIKAALHTSFSDAMCGFKFYRADIAALLRQQCSDDPSWFYCAQMLIQAQALGIEIEEIPVRWEDDALGSKVQVAKLARIYLKEIYRLRHLRRAILAHKS from the coding sequence ATGCCAAAGACACTAAATATCCTGCTACCTGTGCTCAATGAGCAAGACCGCCTAGAATCTGGCGTGCGCACGCTTGCGGCATTTGTGATCAAGCATAATATCCCCTGTATGCTTACGATCGTTGATAATGGATCTAGTGATGCTACGCAAGAAATCGCTTTGTCGCTAACAAGGGATTCAGCTTTTCTAAAGAAACCTGCTTCGGCTTCGCCTTGCACCGCTATCGCTGGTTTTGGGCTAGAATCGCGGATTGCTGCGCCGCGCTGTGTCGATAGACGCCCAAGTCTTATCTCCTTGCGCGGCTTGCAAAGCCACGATTCTAACTCCAAAATCTTAGAATCCCGGAATGAGAATCCACAAACAAGCAAAAATCTTAGAATCTTTGAAGAGAAACAAGCTATGCAAGAATTGTCATCGCGAGCCGATGAAGCCCTTTTCCTGTCATCGCGAGCGAGTGTAGCGAGCGTGGCGATCCACAGCCTAGAATCCATTTTTGAAAAAGTGGATTCTAGGGGTTTTACCCAAACCGCTAAAAATCCAAGCAAGTCGCAGGCGGAAGCAAACGAGGATTCTAGGGGGTTTGATTCTGCTAGCGCAGAATTTGTGGATTGCCACGCAAACGCTAGCGCATTTGCTCGCAATGACAGCAAAAAAGTGGATTCTGGGGAAAACGCCACAAATGTGAGCAAGTCGCAGGCGGAAGGATTTTGCGATGATTTTCTAAAGAAACTTCGTTTTGGGGGCTTTCAAGGCGCGGGCGCAGGGATTTATCTGGGTGATAATGAGCAAGCCCGCGCCGTAGAATCCACCAAAAGCGCGCAAAAGCCAACGCCAACAAGCCCAAAAATCCAATACCTCCGCCTAAACCAAAAAGGCGTAGGTCTCGCCCTCCAAGCCGGCATAGACCACAACGCCTCCCTCCCACGCCCTTGCGAGTTTATCGGCTATATGGATATTGACCTATCCACCGACCTTACTCACCTGCTTGAAGTCTATGCCAAGCTATGCCAAGGACACCCCATAGTCGTAGGCTCAAGACTGCTTCAAGGCTCGCAAGTCGTAGGACGCAAGCTCTTGCGCGAGCTCACCTCCAAGACACTCAACACCATCATCAAAGCCGCCTTACACACAAGCTTTAGCGATGCGATGTGTGGATTTAAATTCTACCGCGCCGATATAGCCGCACTCTTGCGCCAACAATGCAGCGATGATCCTAGCTGGTTTTACTGCGCGCAAATGCTTATCCAAGCCCAAGCCCTAGGCATAGAGATTGAAGAAATCCCCGTGCGCTGGGAAGATGACGCACTAGGCTCAAAGGTGCAAGTAGCCAAGCTTGCTAGAATCTACCTAAAAGAAATCTACCGGCTACGCCACTTGCGCCGCGCGATCCTAGCCCATAAAAGCTAA
- a CDS encoding YcjF family protein: MTPQQTQIDYEKLFTEALSHYNTIKKDSTTKLNILIAGKTGNGKSTLINAIFGENLAKTGTGKPITQAITAYTSASLPDLTIYDTKGLELGDPSTIEAVKGFLRDNHAKDPQEQIHIVWFCIAEPSRRLEPAEKDLFDFIKSQNFPIIATITKASQDKDENGKSFKEFVQKELKLGETHIERTRALEIEDDDGNLQKPKGLNELLDKSYKLMGEAQANALARFQAHDKEQRHKANLAYAKTIINRYAVSSSLSGAAPIPFSNIGILTGLQVYMILHINSIFGIDMKKENAAQLVATLASVVSAAFGARFLAQIAGNLLKFIPGPGSIAGGVINATIAVGSTKVIGNAYLAYLDKNFDHLTSIITDLTPDMFKSYVNSAKAEYDKEKK; encoded by the coding sequence ATGACACCACAACAAACCCAAATAGACTACGAGAAGCTTTTCACAGAAGCATTGAGTCATTACAACACAATCAAAAAGGATTCTACCACCAAGCTAAATATCCTAATCGCAGGCAAAACCGGCAATGGCAAAAGCACGCTGATAAACGCGATATTTGGCGAAAATCTAGCTAAAACAGGCACAGGCAAGCCTATCACCCAAGCGATCACAGCTTACACTTCTGCTAGCTTGCCAGATCTTACCATCTATGATACCAAGGGGCTAGAGCTAGGAGACCCTAGCACGATTGAAGCAGTGAAGGGCTTCTTGCGAGATAATCACGCCAAAGACCCGCAAGAGCAGATCCATATCGTGTGGTTTTGTATCGCAGAGCCTTCACGCCGACTAGAGCCAGCAGAAAAGGATCTCTTTGACTTTATCAAATCCCAAAACTTCCCCATAATCGCCACGATCACCAAAGCCTCCCAAGACAAAGATGAAAATGGCAAAAGCTTCAAGGAGTTTGTGCAAAAAGAGCTTAAGCTAGGTGAGACTCACATAGAGCGCACAAGAGCCTTAGAGATAGAAGATGATGATGGCAATTTGCAAAAGCCAAAGGGGCTTAACGAGCTTTTAGACAAATCTTATAAACTTATGGGAGAAGCACAGGCAAACGCCCTAGCACGCTTCCAAGCCCACGACAAGGAGCAGCGGCACAAAGCCAATCTAGCCTATGCGAAAACCATCATCAACCGCTATGCCGTATCATCAAGCTTGTCTGGTGCCGCACCTATACCATTTTCTAATATAGGGATTTTGACAGGCTTGCAGGTTTATATGATTCTTCATATCAATAGTATTTTTGGCATTGATATGAAGAAGGAAAATGCCGCCCAGCTTGTCGCCACGCTTGCTTCTGTCGTAAGCGCGGCGTTTGGGGCGCGCTTTTTAGCGCAGATTGCAGGAAATCTGCTTAAGTTTATCCCCGGTCCCGGGAGCATAGCAGGCGGAGTGATCAATGCTACAATCGCTGTTGGCTCGACTAAAGTAATAGGCAATGCCTATCTTGCCTACCTTGATAAAAATTTTGATCATCTCACAAGCATAATTACAGACCTCACGCCAGATATGTTTAAAAGCTATGTAAATAGCGCGAAAGCCGAATACGATAAGGAGAAGAAATAA
- a CDS encoding pirin family protein, which translates to MLTLRKANERGHFNHGWLDTYHSFSFAGYYDERFMGFSALRVINEDRVKPSQGFGTHSHKDMEILTYVLSGSIAHKDSMGNEERVPSGEFQIMSAGSGVTHSEFNLLDEPLHFYQIWIKPNELGIAPRYEQRAFDTSKGKTLILSPNAEQDSLKVYQDMRLWLYRDIANETFSFDSGRRAYIQVVRGKLEIGSSQTKPFTIETSDGVMCCAESTFSLKGLDSSNEVLIFDLP; encoded by the coding sequence ATGCTAACACTACGCAAAGCAAATGAAAGAGGGCATTTCAATCACGGCTGGCTTGATACTTATCATAGCTTTTCGTTTGCAGGGTATTATGATGAGAGATTTATGGGATTTAGCGCGCTGCGTGTCATCAATGAGGACAGAGTAAAGCCAAGTCAGGGCTTTGGGACGCACTCGCATAAGGATATGGAGATTTTAACCTATGTGCTAAGCGGGAGCATCGCGCACAAAGATAGTATGGGCAATGAAGAGCGCGTGCCTAGCGGGGAGTTTCAAATAATGAGTGCGGGCAGTGGCGTTACGCATTCGGAGTTTAATCTTTTAGATGAGCCGCTGCATTTTTATCAAATTTGGATTAAGCCAAATGAGCTAGGCATCGCTCCACGATACGAGCAAAGGGCTTTTGACACAAGCAAGGGCAAGACGCTTATTTTATCCCCAAACGCCGAGCAAGACTCACTCAAAGTCTATCAAGATATGCGATTGTGGCTGTATAGGGATATTGCAAATGAGACTTTTAGCTTTGATAGTGGTCGCAGAGCTTATATCCAAGTGGTGCGAGGCAAGCTAGAGATAGGATCTAGCCAAACCAAGCCATTTACCATAGAGACAAGCGATGGCGTGATGTGCTGCGCAGAATCCACTTTTAGCCTAAAGGGCTTGGATTCTAGCAATGAAGTGCTGATTTTTGATCTGCCTTAG